In Streptomyces nojiriensis, one genomic interval encodes:
- a CDS encoding rhodanese-like domain-containing protein codes for MTHPHPHTHSHALDAEQAHSRLPDLIVLDVRTPGEYATGHLPGALNIPLDHLARALPDLRDAAVRSEILVVCASGTRAEKARATLADHGITATTLTGGTGAWTDGGHALHHPDHDRRTPWAMERQVRFTAGAVVLTGLTLGRLRPAFRLATAGVAGGLVYSALTNTCGMAALLARLPHNRPHQGDLDATLAALRAR; via the coding sequence ATGACCCACCCCCACCCCCACACCCACAGCCACGCCCTCGACGCCGAACAGGCCCACAGCCGCCTGCCCGACCTGATCGTCCTGGACGTCCGCACCCCCGGCGAATACGCCACCGGTCACCTCCCCGGCGCCCTCAACATCCCCCTCGACCACCTCGCCCGCGCCCTGCCCGATCTTCGCGATGCCGCCGTCCGCAGCGAGATCCTCGTCGTCTGCGCCTCGGGCACCCGCGCCGAGAAGGCCCGCGCCACCCTCGCCGACCACGGCATCACCGCCACCACCCTCACCGGAGGCACCGGAGCCTGGACGGACGGCGGCCACGCCCTGCACCACCCCGACCACGACCGGCGCACCCCCTGGGCCATGGAACGCCAGGTCCGCTTCACCGCCGGCGCCGTCGTCCTGACCGGCCTGACCCTCGGCCGTCTGCGCCCCGCCTTCCGCCTCGCCACCGCGGGTGTCGCCGGCGGCCTGGTCTACTCGGCCCTCACCAACACCTGCGGCATGGCGGCCCTCCTCGCCAGACTCCCCCACAACCGCCCCCACCAGGGCGACCTCGACGCCACCCTCGCCGCCCTCCGCG
- a CDS encoding sulfite exporter TauE/SafE family protein, whose protein sequence is MSTLALALAAGAVIGLALGALGGGGSVLAVPALIYLLGFTPAAATTASLIIVTATSATALYRHATSGNVRWKTGALFAAAGIPPALAAATLATRVPEPALTAAFAAVAGLAAWRMFAAPAPGRQPRPVRPARAAGAGAGLGSITGFLGVGGGFLAVPALVSVLGLRMRAAVGTSLLVITVNSLAALAARTGTHAPLHWAVIAPFTGAAALGAWDGKRLAAKISGPALQRAFATVLLAVAALMLTDALH, encoded by the coding sequence GTGAGCACGCTCGCCCTCGCCCTCGCCGCCGGGGCCGTCATCGGACTCGCCCTCGGGGCACTGGGCGGCGGCGGCAGTGTCCTGGCCGTCCCCGCCCTGATCTACCTCTTGGGCTTCACCCCGGCCGCCGCCACCACCGCCTCCCTGATCATCGTCACCGCCACGTCCGCCACCGCCCTCTACCGCCATGCCACGTCCGGCAACGTCCGCTGGAAGACCGGCGCCCTGTTCGCGGCGGCCGGCATCCCGCCCGCCCTCGCCGCCGCCACCCTGGCCACCCGCGTCCCCGAACCGGCCCTGACCGCGGCGTTCGCCGCGGTAGCCGGCCTCGCCGCCTGGCGCATGTTCGCCGCCCCCGCCCCCGGGCGGCAGCCCCGGCCCGTACGCCCCGCGCGGGCTGCCGGGGCGGGCGCCGGACTCGGCTCGATCACCGGCTTCCTCGGCGTCGGGGGCGGCTTCCTCGCCGTCCCCGCCCTGGTCTCCGTACTGGGCCTGCGCATGCGCGCCGCCGTCGGCACCAGCCTCCTGGTCATCACCGTCAACTCCCTGGCCGCGCTCGCCGCCCGCACGGGCACCCACGCCCCGCTGCACTGGGCGGTCATCGCCCCCTTCACCGGAGCGGCCGCCCTCGGAGCCTGGGACGGCAAGCGCCTCGCCGCCAAGATCTCCGGACCCGCCCTCCAGCGGGCGTTCGCGACCGTCCTCCTGGCCGTCGCCGCCCTCATGCTCACCGACGCCCTCCACTGA
- a CDS encoding MBL fold metallo-hydrolase: MFFIDTIETEGLGNRSYLAGGAATAAVVDPPRDIDRVIAAAAARGVRISHVVETHLHNDYVTGGLDLARLTGAAYLVPAGARVSFARTPVADGDTVGVDDGIALRALATPGHTPHHTSYVLEEHGRVAAVFTGGSLLIGSVGRPDLVEPRLTEELARAQHASAHRLAAELPDETAVLPTHGFGSFCSASRSAGGDATTIGKEKSVNDALVKDVDRFVSDLLAGLEDVPAYYAHMGPANAAGPDPVDLSTPPLTDAADIAARLAAGEWVVDLRNRIAFAEGHVAGSFNFEAEGKIATYLAWMIPWGKPVTLLAESPAQLAAAQRELVRVGLDRPAAAATGTPRDWIPEGRGPRSFPRATFADLADRAVPGTRDGRGAGSPTVVLDVRRDSERAGGWIAGSVHIPVHDLHRRLTEVPPGTVWVHCAGGMRAAIAASLLDAAGRDVVAVDDSFDAAAEAGLPLTDGDRNR, encoded by the coding sequence GTGTTCTTCATCGACACCATCGAGACCGAGGGCCTCGGAAACCGCAGCTACCTGGCGGGCGGCGCCGCCACCGCGGCCGTCGTCGACCCGCCACGCGACATCGACCGGGTCATCGCGGCGGCCGCCGCGCGCGGGGTGCGGATCTCCCACGTGGTCGAGACCCACCTGCACAACGACTACGTCACCGGCGGCCTGGACCTGGCCCGCCTGACCGGCGCCGCGTACCTGGTGCCGGCCGGTGCCCGCGTCTCCTTCGCCCGGACACCGGTGGCCGACGGCGACACGGTGGGCGTCGACGACGGCATCGCGCTGCGGGCGCTGGCCACCCCCGGCCACACCCCCCACCACACCTCCTACGTGCTGGAGGAGCACGGCCGGGTGGCGGCGGTCTTCACCGGCGGTTCGCTGCTGATCGGCTCGGTGGGCCGCCCCGACCTGGTCGAGCCACGCCTGACCGAGGAGCTCGCCCGCGCCCAGCACGCCTCCGCCCACCGCCTGGCCGCCGAGCTCCCCGACGAGACGGCCGTGCTGCCCACCCACGGCTTCGGCAGCTTCTGCTCCGCCTCCCGGTCCGCGGGCGGCGACGCCACCACCATCGGCAAGGAGAAGAGCGTCAACGACGCCCTGGTCAAGGACGTCGACCGCTTCGTCTCCGACCTGCTGGCCGGCCTGGAGGACGTCCCCGCCTACTACGCCCACATGGGCCCGGCCAACGCCGCGGGCCCGGATCCGGTGGACCTGAGCACACCGCCCCTGACCGACGCCGCCGACATCGCCGCGCGGCTGGCCGCCGGGGAATGGGTGGTCGACCTGCGCAACCGGATCGCGTTCGCCGAAGGGCACGTCGCGGGCTCGTTCAACTTCGAGGCCGAGGGAAAGATCGCCACCTACCTCGCCTGGATGATCCCCTGGGGCAAGCCCGTCACCCTGCTCGCCGAGTCACCCGCCCAGCTCGCCGCCGCCCAGCGCGAACTGGTCCGCGTCGGCCTCGACCGGCCCGCGGCGGCGGCCACCGGCACGCCCCGCGACTGGATACCCGAAGGTCGCGGCCCGCGCTCCTTCCCCCGCGCCACCTTCGCCGACCTCGCCGACCGGGCCGTCCCGGGCACCCGGGACGGCCGGGGCGCCGGCTCACCGACCGTCGTGCTGGATGTGCGCCGCGACTCCGAGCGGGCCGGGGGATGGATCGCCGGGTCCGTGCACATCCCCGTCCACGACCTGCACCGGCGCCTGACCGAGGTCCCGCCCGGCACCGTGTGGGTGCACTGCGCCGGCGGGATGCGCGCGGCGATCGCCGCCTCCCTGCTGGACGCCGCCGGACGTGACGTCGTCGCCGTCGACGACTCCTTCGACGCCGCGGCCGAGGCCGGCCTGCCCCTCACCGACGGCGACCGGAACCGCTGA
- a CDS encoding DUF4291 domain-containing protein, with protein MTGAAAHEVRARFDDETITVYQAYPARIAGPALEAGTFVDPFKRGRMTWIKPSFLWMMYRCGWATKTDQERVLAIDITREGFEEALSRACLSHFDRTRFATAEEWRAAVRSSPVRVQWDPERDLNLNPLPHRAIQIGLSGPAVEQYVENWISEIRDVTPLAREVHAAMAAGSPDTAASLLPEERVYPLPAALAERIA; from the coding sequence ATGACCGGCGCGGCGGCGCACGAAGTCCGGGCGCGGTTCGACGACGAAACCATCACCGTCTATCAGGCGTACCCGGCGCGCATCGCCGGACCGGCCCTGGAAGCCGGCACTTTCGTGGACCCGTTCAAGCGCGGCAGAATGACGTGGATCAAACCGTCGTTCCTGTGGATGATGTACCGCTGCGGATGGGCCACGAAGACCGATCAGGAACGCGTACTGGCGATCGACATCACGCGGGAGGGATTCGAGGAAGCGCTCTCCCGGGCCTGCCTCAGCCACTTCGACCGGACACGGTTCGCGACCGCCGAGGAATGGCGCGCCGCCGTTCGTTCCAGCCCGGTCCGCGTCCAATGGGATCCCGAGCGGGACCTGAACCTGAATCCGCTGCCGCACCGCGCGATACAGATCGGCCTCTCGGGCCCGGCGGTCGAGCAGTACGTGGAGAACTGGATCAGCGAGATCCGGGACGTCACCCCCTTGGCGCGCGAGGTCCACGCCGCGATGGCGGCCGGGAGCCCGGACACGGCCGCGTCCCTGCTGCCCGAGGAGCGGGTGTACCCGCTCCCCGCGGCCCTCGCGGAGCGGATCGCCTGA